In Patescibacteria group bacterium, a single window of DNA contains:
- a CDS encoding tRNA guanosine(34) transglycosylase Tgt, protein MSKPKYFKTLTGERIPLPVFFPDATRAVLKTLDSVDIEQTKTKGILVNTYHLYKDLGKSVIKEHKGIRGFMNFHGAVISDSGGFQVMSLAKTLGGKITDSGVTFKPAGEPKVTLTPEDSIEFQLALKTDMVVVLDDFTLPTATHKEAEETVERTLYWAKRCRAHFDKLTKNMKQKPYLLGVVQGGFYQDLRKYCTQELVKIGFDGLGYGGWPITETGEFDYETPKTIAENAPDNYFLYGLGVGKPHEIVNLYKMGFNIFDCVLPTRDARHKRLYVYNSEKLSNIDVILPDFYSYFVPDKEKYYHDTRAVSTACDCLLCTNYSRAYLAHLFRNNEMTAGRLATIHNLRFYSILMEKLVDLREDSDPSF, encoded by the coding sequence ATGTCTAAACCAAAATATTTTAAAACTTTAACTGGGGAAAGGATTCCCCTACCTGTATTTTTTCCTGATGCAACGCGCGCAGTTCTTAAAACTTTAGACAGCGTTGATATCGAACAAACTAAAACAAAAGGTATATTAGTGAATACATATCATTTGTATAAAGATCTTGGAAAATCGGTAATTAAAGAACACAAAGGAATAAGAGGCTTTATGAATTTCCACGGCGCAGTGATTTCTGACTCAGGAGGATTTCAAGTGATGAGCCTTGCAAAAACACTGGGAGGGAAAATTACAGACAGTGGCGTGACTTTTAAGCCTGCAGGAGAACCTAAAGTAACACTTACCCCTGAGGATTCAATTGAATTTCAATTAGCTTTAAAAACAGATATGGTCGTGGTCCTGGATGACTTCACGCTACCTACTGCAACGCACAAAGAAGCAGAAGAGACTGTTGAAAGAACTTTATACTGGGCAAAAAGATGTAGAGCTCATTTTGATAAGTTAACAAAAAACATGAAACAGAAGCCATATTTGCTTGGAGTTGTTCAGGGTGGATTTTACCAAGATCTTCGTAAATATTGCACCCAAGAACTTGTAAAAATTGGATTTGATGGGCTTGGATATGGAGGCTGGCCGATTACAGAGACTGGAGAATTTGATTATGAAACTCCAAAAACTATTGCAGAAAATGCACCTGACAATTATTTTTTGTATGGACTTGGAGTTGGCAAACCACACGAAATAGTTAATTTATATAAAATGGGATTTAATATTTTTGACTGTGTACTCCCTACTCGAGATGCCAGACATAAAAGACTTTATGTTTATAACAGTGAAAAGCTTAGCAATATCGATGTGATTCTGCCAGACTTTTATTCATATTTTGTGCCTGATAAAGAGAAATATTATCATGACACAAGAGCCGTTAGCACTGCCTGCGATTGTTTGCTATGTACTAATTACTCTCGAGCTTACCTTGCTCATTTATTTCGAAATAACGAAATGACTGCAGGGAGACTAGCGACAATTCATAATTTGAGGTTTTATTCTATTTTGATGGAAAAATTGGTTGATTTAAGAGAAGATAGTGATCCCAGTTTTTAA
- a CDS encoding PEGA domain-containing protein, with protein MTKIRILILLLTIFVVGFAGYALILYANGYRLNKDNKLVANGLLVANSDPNGAQILIDGKLNSATNATITLSPGSYSVDIKKEGYLDWNKQIQIQNGIVTEVDASLFPQAVSLNPITFAGAINPVISPDYSKIVYGDATGIWVVETINLPLGFNSAPTEITDLVPDANTTWSWSPDSRQILVKTKTSNYLLNISSTTTVSQLVDLTATLAKTKAEWQTTQDKQLQSLISKLPDGLQGIFTNDTSNVLFSPDQTKVLYTATSSAIIPDGLVPPLPGSSTQKQTRSLVKNHIYVYDLKEDRNFEITDVTGPIYWFASSRNLIIPEKDKLVIEDYDNTNKQTVYGGSYVYPNAFPTPNTNRVFILTNLGATNGTPNLYSLNLR; from the coding sequence ATGACTAAGATTCGTATACTCATACTTCTTTTGACGATTTTTGTTGTTGGATTTGCCGGATATGCACTTATTCTTTACGCAAACGGTTATAGATTAAATAAAGATAATAAATTAGTTGCAAACGGTTTATTGGTTGCTAATTCTGATCCAAACGGAGCTCAGATTTTAATTGACGGAAAACTAAATTCTGCAACCAATGCCACGATTACACTTTCTCCTGGAAGTTATAGCGTCGATATTAAAAAGGAAGGTTATCTTGACTGGAATAAACAAATTCAGATCCAAAACGGAATTGTGACTGAAGTTGATGCTTCTTTATTCCCTCAGGCGGTTTCTCTTAATCCAATTACGTTTGCAGGAGCAATTAATCCTGTAATTTCTCCTGACTATTCGAAGATTGTTTATGGAGACGCAACTGGAATTTGGGTTGTAGAAACAATTAATTTGCCGCTTGGATTTAATAGTGCACCAACAGAAATCACAGATTTAGTACCTGATGCAAATACAACATGGTCCTGGTCTCCTGATTCAAGACAGATCTTAGTGAAGACAAAGACATCAAATTACTTACTAAACATATCAAGTACAACTACTGTTAGCCAATTAGTTGATCTAACTGCCACACTAGCGAAGACAAAAGCTGAATGGCAGACAACACAGGATAAACAATTGCAATCTTTAATTTCAAAACTTCCAGATGGACTTCAAGGAATTTTTACAAATGATACAAGTAATGTTTTATTCTCGCCCGACCAGACAAAAGTTTTATATACGGCAACAAGTAGCGCAATAATTCCTGACGGATTAGTTCCTCCGCTTCCAGGAAGCTCAACCCAAAAACAAACCAGAAGTTTAGTTAAAAATCATATTTATGTCTATGATTTGAAAGAAGATCGTAATTTTGAAATAACTGATGTGACAGGGCCTATATATTGGTTTGCGTCCAGCCGCAATTTAATAATCCCAGAGAAAGATAAACTCGTGATTGAAGATTATGACAATACAAATAAACAAACCGTTTATGGAGGAAGTTATGTGTATCCAAATGCATTCCCGACTCCAAACACTAACAGAGTTTTTATATTAACTAATTTGGGAGCAACAAACGGAACTCCTAATCTTTATTCGCTTAACTTGAGGTGA
- a CDS encoding rod shape-determining protein produces MALRKRIAIDLGTANTLVWTPEAGIITNEPTVVAVTTDSNKVVAVGIEAKKMLGRTPENLTAVRPMAAGVIADYSLTKSMLEFFINKTAGRVLLFKPDVMLCVPAGCTQVERRAALDAAMGAGAGHAYLIDEPLAAAIGAGIPVSAPSGHMILDMGGGAAEAAVIALGGTVIHKSVRVAGNKIDEAIQSFLKKKYNLIVGDQTAEDIKIKIGSATPLVKEERMEISGRDLVFGLPRSVVVTSVDITEAIQPALNQIIGAVKGVLEDTPPELAADIIDKGIVMSGGTALLRNFDKLLTQETGVPAHVAEDALFCVVKGTGIVLENIELWRRNIVTKR; encoded by the coding sequence ATGGCTTTACGAAAGAGAATAGCAATCGATTTAGGAACTGCAAATACTTTAGTTTGGACTCCTGAAGCGGGAATAATCACAAACGAACCAACGGTTGTTGCAGTAACTACTGATTCTAATAAAGTTGTTGCAGTTGGTATTGAAGCAAAAAAAATGCTCGGTCGCACTCCTGAAAACTTAACCGCAGTCCGCCCTATGGCAGCAGGTGTTATTGCAGATTATAGTTTAACCAAATCAATGCTGGAATTTTTTATAAATAAAACTGCTGGTCGTGTTTTACTTTTTAAGCCGGATGTTATGCTTTGCGTTCCAGCAGGCTGTACCCAAGTCGAGCGCCGCGCGGCGCTTGATGCTGCAATGGGCGCAGGAGCAGGGCATGCATATTTAATTGATGAACCGTTAGCTGCAGCTATCGGTGCAGGCATTCCCGTTTCAGCTCCGTCAGGCCACATGATACTTGATATGGGAGGAGGAGCTGCAGAGGCTGCTGTTATTGCATTAGGTGGAACTGTGATTCACAAATCAGTCCGAGTTGCTGGAAATAAAATTGATGAAGCAATTCAATCTTTTCTCAAGAAAAAATATAATTTAATTGTTGGAGACCAAACAGCAGAAGATATAAAAATTAAAATAGGTTCTGCAACTCCTCTTGTGAAAGAAGAACGAATGGAAATCTCCGGCCGAGATTTAGTTTTTGGTCTTCCTCGAAGTGTTGTAGTGACTTCAGTAGATATCACAGAAGCAATTCAGCCTGCACTAAACCAAATCATTGGAGCTGTAAAAGGAGTATTGGAAGACACTCCTCCTGAGCTTGCAGCTGATATTATTGATAAAGGTATTGTTATGAGCGGGGGAACTGCGCTTCTTCGCAACTTCGATAAGCTCCTTACCCAGGAAACTGGGGTTCCAGCGCATGTTGCAGAAGATGCATTATTCTGTGTTGTTAAGGGAACTGGGATTGTTTTGGAGAATATAGAGCTTTGGAGAAGGAATATAGTAACTAAAAGATAA
- a CDS encoding WecB/TagA/CpsF family glycosyltransferase, with product MKNTKTYSKFTKILGIKVNSNQKNELLEEISLKLKSKSKFTIFTPNPEIILEACNDLKLKEILNKSDFNLPDGNGLKIADPKLEIIKGREFMLDLFKLGNDKKLKIYLLGSTKDVNTKSLNKIKKEFPNIKAKGESNISVTKGNINLPFDILKNINLFKPDILFVALGAPKQEYLINKYRNEINAKCFMAIGGSLDYFSGQVRQVPDFFTKFSLEWLWRLIQEPKRAGRIFNAVIVFPLKVILSDS from the coding sequence ATGAAAAACACTAAAACTTATAGTAAATTTACCAAAATATTAGGAATAAAGGTGAATAGCAATCAAAAAAACGAATTGCTGGAAGAAATATCATTAAAATTAAAATCTAAATCCAAATTCACCATTTTTACTCCTAACCCGGAAATAATCTTGGAAGCTTGCAACGATTTAAAGCTCAAAGAAATTTTGAACAAGTCTGATTTCAATCTTCCTGATGGAAATGGTTTAAAAATTGCAGACCCAAAGCTGGAGATTATAAAAGGTAGAGAATTTATGCTTGATCTTTTCAAATTAGGAAATGATAAAAAACTAAAAATTTACTTGTTGGGATCAACAAAAGATGTGAATACTAAAAGTTTAAATAAAATTAAAAAAGAATTTCCAAACATAAAAGCAAAAGGGGAAAGTAATATTTCTGTTACAAAAGGTAATATTAATTTACCTTTTGATATATTAAAAAACATAAATTTATTTAAACCAGATATATTGTTTGTTGCCTTAGGTGCTCCAAAACAAGAGTACTTGATCAATAAATATAGAAATGAAATTAATGCAAAATGTTTTATGGCAATAGGCGGAAGTCTCGATTATTTTAGCGGACAAGTCAGGCAAGTGCCAGATTTTTTTACTAAATTTAGCCTCGAATGGTTATGGAGATTGATCCAGGAGCCGAAGCGCGCAGGAAGAATTTTTAATGCAGTAATTGTTTTTCCGTTGAAAGTAATTCTTTCGGATAGCTAA
- a CDS encoding HAD-IA family hydrolase: MNFIFDFDGTICDSLDITIGILNAYAKKLNRPQITKENFRTKGIEALINEYHFNKLQVLLYVLKGRQELSKHINEMKSYEGLPEVLKKLSEKNNLGIVSSNSSKNIERFLKNNNLASYFKFIYSSTSLFDKSKKIKSAMQKYDLKASETVYIGDEIRDIKAAHDINLNCISVSWGFESKKLLREYAPNFLISYPKELLSTEKQLLH; encoded by the coding sequence ATGAACTTCATTTTTGATTTTGATGGGACAATTTGTGATTCGCTAGATATTACAATTGGCATATTAAACGCATACGCAAAAAAGTTAAATAGGCCACAAATAACTAAAGAAAATTTTAGAACAAAAGGTATCGAAGCATTAATTAATGAATACCATTTTAATAAGTTGCAGGTATTACTTTATGTTTTAAAAGGTAGACAGGAATTATCAAAACACATAAATGAAATGAAAAGTTATGAAGGCTTGCCTGAGGTTTTGAAGAAGCTGTCTGAAAAAAATAATCTTGGAATAGTTAGTTCAAATTCATCAAAAAACATTGAAAGATTCTTAAAAAATAATAATTTGGCCTCATATTTTAAATTTATTTACTCTTCCACTTCCCTGTTTGATAAATCCAAAAAAATTAAATCTGCAATGCAAAAATATGATTTAAAGGCTAGTGAAACTGTTTATATAGGAGATGAAATTCGAGATATTAAAGCTGCGCATGATATAAATTTAAATTGTATTTCAGTTTCCTGGGGTTTTGAGAGTAAGAAATTGCTTCGCGAATACGCTCCAAACTTCTTGATTAGCTATCCGAAAGAATTACTTTCAACGGAAAAACAATTACTGCATTAA
- a CDS encoding NUDIX hydrolase — MQLLAGVAIFKNNKVLLLKNVGGGDQNDKWGPPAGHGEANETTEETAIREAKEETNLDVELLGIIQVGYFNYHAKDYLYVFYLAKAKDLSKINLQKEEVSEYIWASKQDLLKNKYEFRKEFLKEPILLSFEQKPSKNNLFKIYTVK; from the coding sequence ATGCAACTTTTAGCTGGTGTTGCCATATTTAAAAATAATAAGGTTTTACTCTTAAAAAACGTAGGCGGCGGCGATCAAAATGATAAATGGGGTCCACCAGCTGGACACGGTGAAGCAAACGAAACAACAGAAGAAACAGCTATTCGTGAAGCTAAAGAAGAAACAAATCTAGATGTGGAACTTTTAGGAATTATACAAGTTGGATATTTTAACTATCATGCAAAAGATTATTTATATGTTTTTTATTTAGCTAAAGCCAAAGATTTATCCAAAATAAATCTACAGAAAGAAGAGGTATCTGAATACATTTGGGCAAGTAAACAAGATTTATTGAAAAATAAATATGAGTTTAGAAAAGAGTTTTTAAAAGAACCAATTTTACTTTCATTCGAACAAAAACCTTCGAAAAACAATTTATTTAAAATATATACTGTAAAATAG
- the uppS gene encoding polyprenyl diphosphate synthase — protein sequence MPKKMADSRINLPKGTLVPNHIAIVPDGNRRWARARGLYTLEGHKKGFDTVLKLARASRQLGVHTFTIWGFSTENWDRTPKEIAYLMKLYERLIDQYLKEAMEEDVRIIHLGRKDRLPKPLVKKIVQAEEITKDNKTFIGNIALDHGGYDDIIRATQNMIKDNLKPEDISKETFEKYLDTKGQPYPYVDLLIRTSGEQRTSGLLLWQSAYAETYWEADHLPDFTPEKLRDAILDYSRRRRRFGGNDKEDHLRFRPEVAAKFEINWWRLKNIPEGKKFSEYAYEHIKEQFGLSTKLAKEAAIYMIGAVAEGDQKDWKKAGIKLAKFYKLIKDEVKLAFEPTIVASLEIKSWQNKADEEAQTDLLAETYRISEFQAKKAAHLRVLAENQRQVGNWDLAQEYLVKYYKALKDRVA from the coding sequence ATGCCCAAGAAGATGGCTGATTCAAGAATCAATCTCCCAAAAGGAACTTTAGTTCCAAACCACATTGCCATTGTTCCAGACGGCAATCGTCGCTGGGCTCGCGCTCGGGGATTGTACACTCTTGAAGGTCATAAAAAAGGTTTTGATACTGTTTTAAAGCTTGCTCGAGCTTCGCGCCAGCTGGGAGTTCACACTTTTACTATTTGGGGTTTTTCAACAGAAAATTGGGATCGCACTCCAAAAGAAATTGCTTATTTAATGAAGCTTTATGAAAGATTGATAGACCAATATTTAAAAGAAGCAATGGAGGAAGACGTTAGAATAATTCATTTAGGAAGAAAAGACCGTTTACCAAAGCCTTTAGTTAAAAAAATAGTGCAGGCGGAAGAAATAACCAAAGATAACAAAACTTTTATTGGCAATATAGCTCTTGATCATGGAGGATATGATGACATTATTCGTGCAACCCAAAATATGATTAAAGATAATCTCAAACCTGAAGATATATCTAAAGAAACATTTGAAAAATACTTAGATACAAAAGGACAGCCCTATCCTTACGTTGATCTATTAATTAGAACTTCAGGAGAACAAAGAACAAGCGGTTTGCTTTTGTGGCAATCCGCATATGCAGAAACTTATTGGGAAGCAGATCATTTGCCAGACTTTACTCCAGAAAAACTTCGCGATGCAATTTTAGATTATTCAAGGCGTCGAAGAAGGTTTGGGGGGAACGATAAAGAAGATCATTTAAGATTTCGTCCTGAAGTTGCAGCCAAATTCGAAATCAATTGGTGGAGATTAAAAAATATTCCAGAAGGAAAAAAGTTTAGTGAATATGCTTATGAACATATTAAAGAACAATTTGGATTATCAACTAAGCTTGCAAAAGAAGCAGCAATTTACATGATCGGAGCAGTTGCAGAAGGAGATCAAAAAGATTGGAAAAAGGCAGGAATTAAATTAGCAAAATTCTATAAACTCATAAAAGATGAAGTCAAATTAGCTTTTGAGCCAACAATTGTTGCATCTCTTGAAATAAAATCCTGGCAGAATAAAGCAGATGAAGAAGCACAAACTGATTTATTGGCAGAAACATATCGCATTTCGGAATTTCAGGCCAAAAAAGCTGCACATCTGCGTGTATTAGCTGAAAACCAAAGACAAGTCGGCAACTGGGATCTTGCCCAAGAATATTTAGTTAAATATTATAAGGCACTCAAAGACCGCGTTGCATAA
- a CDS encoding HTH domain-containing protein — MILSYAITDNLKGYLKTIHDLRVKILIYPLPVNDEIILRWKTAEARGDKEIFDYIKQNWYVTAKNIDIVTVKKVYELVSEKRFGPTSGMIEFTEKKLNEFLKYFESSNDHPVIQAALIQAEIINLNPFGDVSEKVARMMSYFMLYKYGYDIRGLVNIEDFYNADLVTYRKFLRMSQNNRTAFLEYFAYALMKSLEKKYDETKKMTDNINSFHDFWRLSVRQQKILELFEEPNKRLRNKEIQKIFKISQVTASRDMARLYKLGLLLAHGKGRGVFYTKA; from the coding sequence ATGATATTGTCTTATGCAATAACTGACAATTTAAAAGGTTATTTAAAAACAATTCATGATTTGCGCGTTAAAATACTTATTTATCCCCTGCCAGTAAACGATGAAATAATTCTTAGATGGAAAACCGCAGAAGCTCGAGGCGACAAAGAGATATTTGATTATATAAAACAAAATTGGTATGTAACTGCAAAAAATATTGATATTGTCACCGTTAAAAAAGTATACGAACTTGTTTCCGAAAAAAGATTCGGTCCAACATCGGGCATGATAGAATTCACAGAAAAGAAGCTAAATGAATTTTTAAAGTATTTTGAAAGTTCAAACGATCATCCGGTTATTCAGGCAGCACTCATACAAGCTGAAATTATTAATCTTAACCCTTTTGGGGATGTCAGCGAGAAAGTGGCAAGAATGATGTCTTATTTCATGCTTTATAAATACGGTTATGACATACGCGGTTTAGTTAATATAGAGGATTTTTACAATGCAGATCTAGTCACATACAGAAAATTTCTGAGAATGTCACAAAACAACAGGACTGCATTTTTGGAATATTTTGCATATGCTTTAATGAAATCTTTAGAGAAAAAATATGACGAAACTAAAAAGATGACCGATAACATTAATAGTTTTCATGACTTTTGGAGGCTAAGTGTAAGACAGCAGAAAATACTGGAACTTTTCGAAGAGCCAAATAAAAGATTGAGGAATAAAGAGATACAAAAAATCTTCAAAATCTCACAAGTTACGGCTTCGCGCGATATGGCAAGATTATATAAATTGGGACTTCTTTTGGCTCATGGAAAAGGAAGAGGTGTTTTTTATACGAAAGCTTAG
- a CDS encoding VTT domain-containing protein — MLQFLQKHKKAIIIVAILIFTTISIWYLNRHHVFNRRELRELQNNIKSYGSFSAVAIIVLVLISTLVPPLPIPVPLVEIVCGLIFGFIPGMIINYLAQIISSSIAFYLARILGRKFFRKILDNKIFTSYKKYINKNGSVAVLTLRATIGAPFNMVSFLAGLTEMNFKSFLIATLLGCIPEVILFTFIGNALQTSRFRISYVFLFVILLGGVGMLTTLWVLRRKK; from the coding sequence ATGTTGCAATTTTTACAAAAACACAAGAAAGCAATTATTATTGTGGCTATTTTAATATTCACAACTATTTCTATTTGGTATTTGAACAGGCATCATGTGTTTAATCGAAGAGAATTGCGAGAGTTGCAAAATAATATCAAATCTTATGGAAGCTTTTCTGCAGTGGCAATTATTGTTTTAGTTCTAATTAGTACACTTGTTCCTCCCCTTCCCATACCAGTACCGCTTGTGGAAATTGTTTGCGGACTGATTTTTGGTTTTATTCCCGGAATGATTATTAATTATTTGGCACAAATTATTTCTTCTTCAATTGCCTTTTATTTAGCGAGAATTTTAGGAAGAAAGTTTTTTAGAAAAATTTTGGATAACAAGATTTTCACGTCTTATAAAAAATATATTAACAAAAACGGCTCCGTGGCAGTTCTGACATTGCGGGCAACAATTGGTGCACCATTTAATATGGTGAGTTTTTTAGCTGGGCTCACTGAAATGAACTTCAAGAGTTTTCTAATTGCTACTCTACTCGGTTGCATCCCAGAAGTAATACTTTTTACTTTTATAGGAAATGCGTTACAAACATCTAGATTTAGAATCTCTTACGTATTTTTGTTTGTAATACTACTAGGAGGAGTTGGAATGCTTACAACTCTCTGGGTGTTAAGACGTAAAAAATAA
- a CDS encoding helix-turn-helix domain-containing protein, translated as MDQTTKKKIKLEDLPDLLTVREVADLLRVSVLTIKRWGKRGKLTPIRINSRGDRRYKKEAVLWMLGMTNKE; from the coding sequence ATGGATCAAACTACAAAGAAGAAAATCAAGTTAGAAGACCTTCCAGATCTTTTAACAGTAAGAGAAGTTGCAGATCTACTAAGAGTTTCAGTTTTAACCATCAAAAGATGGGGAAAACGCGGCAAATTAACACCAATCCGAATAAATTCTCGCGGTGATCGTCGCTATAAAAAAGAAGCAGTCCTCTGGATGCTAGGAATGACAAATAAAGAATAG
- a CDS encoding 7TM domain-containing protein, which produces MKNFLLILVAATFLGFLLGLFVFDFPAIQSFQSQNVNLDSVLKSQQLGNVWLNPIKYVIHGAVVSGVSAKTVSLLLLLTVVTAFIAGVRHLLGVRSFGIFLPAALSVVFVTIGPLFGIGLFLLIIGIASIVRFALRKLKIHLQYLPRMSFILWGVVVCVLLVLFLAPVFGGIDFENISVLPLFILILLAEDFIRVQLGKSVKTAINLTTETLILAFVSFLILSFAPFERFAILNPEILLVGVAIFDFILGKYVGLRFIEFWRFRKLIRS; this is translated from the coding sequence ATGAAGAATTTCCTGCTAATTCTTGTTGCAGCAACTTTTCTTGGTTTCCTTTTGGGCCTTTTTGTTTTTGATTTTCCTGCAATTCAATCCTTTCAATCGCAAAATGTTAATCTTGATTCCGTTCTAAAAAGTCAGCAGCTTGGTAATGTTTGGCTTAATCCAATTAAATATGTAATTCACGGCGCTGTTGTAAGCGGAGTTTCGGCAAAAACAGTTTCTCTTCTTCTATTATTAACTGTTGTCACCGCTTTTATTGCTGGTGTTAGACATCTTCTTGGAGTTCGTTCCTTTGGAATTTTCTTACCAGCAGCTTTATCGGTTGTGTTCGTAACTATTGGCCCTCTTTTTGGAATTGGTTTATTTTTATTAATAATTGGTATCGCAAGTATTGTTCGTTTTGCTCTTCGCAAATTAAAAATTCATCTTCAGTATCTTCCTCGTATGTCTTTTATTCTATGGGGAGTTGTTGTTTGTGTGCTTCTTGTTTTATTTTTAGCTCCAGTTTTTGGAGGCATTGATTTTGAGAATATCTCCGTTTTGCCTCTTTTTATTTTGATTTTGCTTGCAGAAGATTTTATAAGAGTTCAGCTTGGAAAGTCAGTCAAAACAGCTATCAATTTAACTACAGAAACTTTGATTTTGGCTTTTGTAAGTTTTTTAATTTTATCTTTTGCCCCTTTTGAAAGATTTGCAATTCTAAATCCGGAAATTCTTCTTGTAGGTGTTGCAATTTTTGATTTTATTTTAGGAAAATATGTCGGTCTTCGTTTTATAGAATTCTGGAGATTTAGAAAATTAATCAGAAGCTAA
- a CDS encoding sugar-transfer associated ATP-grasp domain-containing protein produces MKVSSILGLNARSQLYLTPLNSPKARRIADSKLQMAKTLKKADIPTPDVYKKFRDAKEVFDFDWKTLPDSFALKPSRGFGGEGIIVVKKRIKPDVWLTTQREEITDADLKLHTLDILEGAYSLKNEPDVAFVQEYVGRNKSFRRFSYRGTPDIRVIVFNKIPVMAMLRLPTKESGGHANLHQGAIGVGVDIATGITTKAIWHGELIKFKPETNHKLHGIKIPDWTKVLEIAVKTAIVSGLGFAGVDMVIDPEKGPMVLELNARPGLQIQLANMAGLKKRLDRVEDLDVRDEKHGVNIAKALFAERFADRVAAKDGILTIGASEEIKVRDANGHWIKVLAKVDTGAWSSSIDREFAKKLGLLEKEKILFYRRKLSALGENNWPVINVSLRLAGKRIKTTMGVSDRSKLTFKVLIGRTDLQGFLVKPWIEKR; encoded by the coding sequence ATGAAAGTCTCATCAATTTTAGGGCTAAATGCCCGTTCTCAATTATATTTAACTCCGCTTAATTCACCAAAAGCGAGAAGAATTGCTGACTCAAAACTGCAAATGGCAAAGACTCTTAAAAAAGCAGATATTCCGACCCCGGATGTTTACAAAAAATTTCGTGATGCAAAGGAAGTTTTTGATTTCGATTGGAAAACTCTTCCAGATAGTTTTGCATTAAAGCCCAGCCGCGGCTTTGGAGGTGAGGGAATTATTGTTGTTAAAAAAAGAATAAAGCCAGACGTTTGGCTTACAACTCAGCGTGAAGAAATTACAGATGCGGATTTAAAACTTCATACGCTTGATATTTTAGAGGGCGCATATAGTTTAAAAAACGAGCCTGATGTTGCTTTTGTTCAGGAATATGTCGGAAGAAATAAAAGTTTCAGAAGATTTTCATATCGCGGAACTCCTGATATTCGCGTAATTGTCTTTAATAAAATTCCTGTAATGGCAATGCTCCGTCTTCCCACAAAAGAGTCTGGGGGTCATGCAAATCTTCACCAAGGAGCAATTGGAGTAGGAGTTGATATAGCAACAGGAATTACTACAAAAGCAATTTGGCATGGAGAATTAATAAAATTTAAACCGGAAACAAATCACAAGCTTCACGGAATAAAAATTCCCGACTGGACAAAAGTTTTGGAAATAGCTGTAAAAACTGCAATTGTTTCAGGATTAGGCTTTGCAGGAGTTGATATGGTTATTGATCCTGAAAAAGGCCCAATGGTTTTGGAATTAAACGCCCGGCCTGGTCTTCAAATTCAGTTAGCCAATATGGCAGGCCTCAAAAAAAGATTAGATAGAGTAGAAGATTTGGATGTTCGCGACGAAAAGCATGGTGTAAATATAGCCAAAGCTCTTTTTGCTGAAAGGTTTGCAGATCGCGTTGCCGCAAAAGATGGTATTTTAACGATTGGGGCGTCTGAGGAAATTAAAGTAAGAGATGCAAATGGCCACTGGATTAAAGTTTTAGCGAAAGTAGATACTGGAGCATGGAGTAGTTCAATTGACAGAGAATTTGCCAAAAAATTAGGACTTTTAGAGAAAGAAAAAATCTTATTTTATCGAAGAAAATTAAGTGCTTTAGGAGAAAACAATTGGCCTGTTATTAATGTATCATTAAGATTGGCAGGAAAAAGAATAAAAACAACAATGGGGGTTTCCGATCGCAGCAAATTGACTTTTAAAGTTTTAATTGGTAGAACAGATCTGCAGGGCTTTTTAGTAAAACCATGGATTGAAAAAAGATGA